In the genome of Quercus lobata isolate SW786 unplaced genomic scaffold, ValleyOak3.0 Primary Assembly Scq3eQI_137, whole genome shotgun sequence, one region contains:
- the LOC115973703 gene encoding probable carboxylesterase 17: protein MVQAKKIVEEVSGWLRVYDDGSVDRTWTGPPEVKFMAEPVPPHHEFVDGVATHDVKNSGKLRARIYLPEKNPDEENVKFPILLHFHGGGFCISQADWYMYYNMYTRMARSARVICVSVYLHLAPDHRLPTAIDDGYSALLWLSSLAKGESHKPWLNENADFNRVFLIGDSSGGNIVHEVAARAGKIDLSPLRLAGAIPIHPGYVRSERSKSELEQPQSPFLTLDMVDKFLSLALPLGCNKDHPITCPMGQAAPQLEKLNLPPLLLCIAEKDLILDTEMEYYEALKKANKDVELLTSPGMGHSFYLNKIAVDNDPNTAAQTTGLIAGITEFVNKH from the coding sequence ATGGTCCAAGCAAAGAAAATTGTAGAGGAGGTGTCTGGTTGGTTGAGAGTCTATGATGACGGCTCAGTCGACCGAACTTGGACTGGACCGCCAGAAGTCAAGTTCATGGCTGAACCAGTCCCTCCACACCATGAATTCGTGGATGGTGTAGCCACACACGATGTCAAAAACTCTGGCAAACTCAGAGCTCGGATTTACCTTCCAGAGAAAAACCCAGATGAAGAAAACGTCAAATTTCCAATCCTGCTTCACTTCCATGGTGGTGGTTTTTGCATTAGCCAAGCTGATTGGTACATGTACTACAACATGTACACTCGTATGGCACGTTCAGCTAGAGTGATTTGTGTCTCAGTTTATTTACACCTTGCTCCTGACCACCGTTTGCCAACAGCTATTGATGATGGCTATTCAGCTCTCCTTTGGCTGAGTTCTTTGGCTAAAGGTGAATCACATAAGCCTTGGCTCAATGAAAACGCTGATTTCAACCGTGTGTTCCTTATTGGAGATAGCTCAGGAGGGAACATTGTTCATGAAGTGGCTGCAAGAGCTGGGAAAATTGATCTGAGTCCTTTGAGACTTGCTGGAGCAATTCCAATCCACCCTGGTTATGTGAGATCAGAGAGGAGTAAGTCTGAGTTAGAGCAACCTCAATCACCATTTCTTACACTGGATATGGTGGACAAGTTTTTGAGCTTAGCATTGCCTTTGGGGTGCAACAAAGACCATCCCATAACTTGTCCAATGGGCCAAGCAGCGCCACAATTAGAGAAGCTCAATTTGCCACCTCTTTTGCTTTGCATAGCTGAGAAGGACTTGATTTTAGACACTGAGATGGAGTACTATGAGGCTTTGAAGAAGGCTAATAAGGATGTGGAGCTTTTGACTAGTCCTGGAATGGGTCACAGTTTCTATCTTAACAAAATTGCTGTGGATAACGACCCAAATACGGCTGCTCAAACAACTGGTCTTATTGCAGGAATCACTGAATTTGTCAATAAACATtaa